The following coding sequences are from one Primulina eburnea isolate SZY01 chromosome 15, ASM2296580v1, whole genome shotgun sequence window:
- the LOC140814412 gene encoding uncharacterized protein has protein sequence MSEEQVMRAWEECVISQEMGNRTIHYIIRDTTGYHLLAVVGTERGKHMIYTVSRDFIRVFGSTSEVHDGKKWQTRRDVVEWLVKLVSKRAPILVDSKHQRLLDTAPSLQYLMSVMTRFSTRRRPSPSGEEIQEYGATVEENSDIVWSGESWKCCKQLTHYPTFFRRGTKIPVHSFVWVMGKGEKDLLGYIEDMYEDPQGEKMVKVRWLNFQEEINFPIPCLNSNGREVFMTPIEQEISAECIDGLAAVLTPNHFEKCLALLPQSISFGCFFCHREIINKIMKPFSLSKLRGYSTQPILYTLECFARQCKKSKKSTQELEVSAPEETGRHGSKSNKSGSSNQTIGNQTSSVLDNQGKKCETSGQRMKTKLSSKRPMDNNLVVSEPLVPVPSKVDKNIELLCQDSGMRGCWFRCKILRSTKKCLRVQYLDVDDVDGAGKLEECVPGGRVAAPDKLGIRCAGRLTVRPWPSEDSSDSKLEVGVAVDARWCDGWWEGVVIGCDPSTATKLQLYLPGESKFLTIERNNVRVSRDWIDNRWVNCQAEGGHTLFLNFNSEPGPGNSTSANVLQD, from the exons ATGTCTGAAGAACAGGTGATGAGGGCATGGGAAGAGTGTGTGATTTCACAGGAAATGGGCAACCGTACTATTCACTATATCATACGGGATACCACAGGGTATCATCTCCTTGCTGTGGTGGGGACCGAGAGAGGGAAGCACATGATTTATACAGTTTCCAGGGATTTCATACGAGTGTTTGGGTCAACCAGTGAAGTCCATGATGGAAAGAAATGGCAAACAAGACGTGATGTGGTTGAATGGCTTGTGAAACTAGTCTCAAAACGCGCCCCAATTCTGGTTGATTCAA AGCACCAGCGATTACTTGATACCGCACCTTCTCTACAATATCTTATGTCGGTGATGACTCGTTTCTCCACTCGTCGAAGACCCAGCCCTTCAGGCGAGGAG ATCCAAGAGTACGGTGCAACGGTAGAAGAAAATTCAGATATTGTGTGGTCAGGCGAATCTTGGAAGTGCTGTAAACAGCTGACTCATTATCCAACTTTCTTCAGAAGAGGAACTAAAATACCT GTGCATTCCTTTGTATGGGTCATGGGCAAAGGTGAGAAGGACCTCTTAGGTTACATTGAAGATATGTACGAGGATCCGCAGGGGGAGAAAATGGTTAAAGTACGATGGCTAAACTTTCAAGAGGAAATTAATTTTCCAATTCCTTGCTTGAACTCCAATGGAAGAGAAGTTTTTATGACTCCTATTGAGCAGGAGATAAGTGCAGAGTGCATTGATGGCCTGGCTGCAGTTTTGACTCCTAATCATTTTGAGAAATGTTTGGCGCTTCTTCCACAAAGCATATCGTTTGGATGTTTTTTTTGCCATagggaaattataaacaaaattatGAAGCCCTTTAGTTTAAGTAAATTGCGCGGCTACTCTACTCAGCCAATCCTGTACACTCTGGAATGCTTTGCTcggcaatgcaagaagagcaaGAAGTCAACTCAAGAATTAGAAGTTTCTGCTCCTGAGGAAACTGGAAGGCATGGTTCCAAGAGTAATAAAAGTGGAAGTTCAAATCAGACTATTGGGAATCAAACCTCTTCAGTATTGGACAATCAGGGCAAAAAATGTGAAACGAGTGGCCAAAGAATGAAAACCAAACTGTCAAGCAAGAGACCTATGGATAACAATCTTGTTGTGTCTGAGCCACTGGTTCCAGTCCCATCCAAGGTCGATAAAAATATCGAGCTTCTTTGTCAGGACAGTGGCATGCGAGGCTGTTGGTTCAGGTGCAAAATCTTGCGTTCAACAAAAAAGTGCCTGAGGGTTCAATACCTTGATGTTGATGATGTTGATGGAGCTGGGAAACTTGAG GAATGTGTTCCAGGTGGCAGAGTGGCAGCTCCTGATAAGTTAGGTATAAGATGTGCTGGCCGCCTTACAGTCAGGCCATGGCCTTCTGAGGATTCTTCAGACTCTAAGCTTGAAGTGGGAGTGGCAGTTGATGCACGCTGGTGCGATGGCTGGTGGGAAGGTGTTGTAATTGGTTGCGACCCATCAACTGCTACTAAACTACAACTTTACTTGCCTG GAGAGAGCAAGTTCTTGACTATTGAGAGGAACAATGTAAGAGTTTCAAGGGACTGGATAGACAACAGATGGGTAAACTGTCAAGCCGAAGGCGGACATACTCTCTTTCTTAACTTCAACTCTGAACCCGGCCCTGGAAATTCCACCTCTGCCAATGTTCTCCAAGATTAA
- the LOC140813825 gene encoding protein NAR1-like isoform X1: protein MSEKFSATLRIGDLNDYIAPSQGCVIKTEGVGKARSAPKAVQTDPVKISLKDCLACSGCITSAETVMLEKQSLDEFLSNLDKGKYVIVSLSPQSRASLAVHFGLSPYQIFGKLTTLFKSLGVKAIFDTSCSRDLTLIESCNEFLARYNKCSPTDEERSKSPLLPMISSACPGWICYAEKTLGSYILPYISSVKSPQQTIGAAIKNHISQKLGLRPEEIYHVTVMPCYDKKLEASRDDFVFQLDSDGERIAEVDSVLTTGEVLDLIKLRSVNLMNLEESPVDKLLSNVDEDGHLYGAHGSSGGYADTVFRCATKLLFGKEIKGPLEYKTIRNADFREVTLEVQGKVVLRFALCYGFRNLRNIVTKIKSGKCEYHFLEIMACPSGCLNGGGQIKPIAGQSAKDLIPLLEAAYSESVLVSDPFENPRTRRLYDEWLGQPGSEKAKRHLHTEYHAVTKSVSSQLQNW, encoded by the exons ATGTCGGAAAAATTTTCAGCTACGTTGAGAATTGGGGATTTGAATGATTACATAGCACCATCTCAGGGTTGCGTTATTAAAACTGAG GGTGTAGGAAAAGCAAGGAGTGCTCCTAAAGCTGTGCAAACTGATCCAGTAAAGATTTCCCTCAAAGACTGCTTAGCATGCAG CGGGTGCATAACATCAGCAGAGACAGTTATGCTTGAGAAGCAAAGTTTAGATGAGTTTCTTTCCAACCTCGACAAAGGAAAATATGTCATCGTCTCCCTCTCTCCCCAGTCCAGGGCTTCCCTTGCAGTTCATTTTGGCCTTTCTCCTTATCAG ATATTTGGAAAGCTCACAACATTATTCAAGTCCTTGGGTGTGAAAGCCATATTTGATACCAGCTGCAGTCGGGATTTAACACTTATAGAGTCCTGTAATGAATTCCTGGCACGGTATAACAAATGCAGCCCAACTGATGAGGAGAGATCAAAATCACCCCTGCTCCCTATGATTTCATCTGCATGTCCCG GTTGGATATGCTATGCAGAAAAAACTCTTGGATCCTATATCTTACCATATATTTCCTCAGTTAAAAGTCCTCAACAAACAATCGGCGCTGCCATTAAAAACCACATATCCCAAAAATTAGGACTCAG GCCTGAGGAGATCTATCATGTTACTGTGATGCCATGTTATGACAAAAAACTTGAGGCTTCTCGTGATGATTTTGTGTTCCAGTTGGACTCCGATGGTGAAAGAATTGCAGAAGTTGATTCCGTATTGACTACCGGAGAAGTTTTAGATTTAATTAAG TTGAGATCTGTTAATTTAATGAATCTGGAGGAATCTCCTGTTGATAAATT ATTGTCAAATGTAGATGAAGATGGCCATCTTTATGGAGCTCATGGAAgctctggaggatatgctgacaCTGTGTTTAGATGCGCTACAAAGCTGCTTTTCGGGAAGGAAATCAAAGGCCCACTCGAGTATAAGACTATCAGAAATGCAGATTTCCGTGAAGTGACTCTCGAA GTGCAGGGTAAAGTTGTCTTGAGATTTGCCCTGTGTTATGGATTCAGGAACTTGCGAAACATTGTCACGAAAATTAAAAGTGGGAAGTGTGAATATCATTTTTTGGAGATCATGGCGTGTCCTTCag GATGCTTGAACGGTGGAGGTCAAATCAAGCCAATCGCTGGCCAATCTGCAAAAGATTTGATTCCATTGTTGGAAGCAGCATATTCAGAAAGC GTATTGGTGTCGGATCCTTTTGAAAATCCTAGAACCAGAAGACTATACGATGAGTGGCTTGGGCAACCTGGTTCAGAGAAGGCTAAGAGACATCTACATACAGAATACCACGCCGTCACAAAAAGTGTTTCCTCTCAGTTGCAAAATTGGTGA
- the LOC140813825 gene encoding protein NAR1-like isoform X2 yields the protein MNQGVGKARSAPKAVQTDPVKISLKDCLACSGCITSAETVMLEKQSLDEFLSNLDKGKYVIVSLSPQSRASLAVHFGLSPYQIFGKLTTLFKSLGVKAIFDTSCSRDLTLIESCNEFLARYNKCSPTDEERSKSPLLPMISSACPGWICYAEKTLGSYILPYISSVKSPQQTIGAAIKNHISQKLGLRPEEIYHVTVMPCYDKKLEASRDDFVFQLDSDGERIAEVDSVLTTGEVLDLIKLRSVNLMNLEESPVDKLLSNVDEDGHLYGAHGSSGGYADTVFRCATKLLFGKEIKGPLEYKTIRNADFREVTLEVQGKVVLRFALCYGFRNLRNIVTKIKSGKCEYHFLEIMACPSGCLNGGGQIKPIAGQSAKDLIPLLEAAYSESVLVSDPFENPRTRRLYDEWLGQPGSEKAKRHLHTEYHAVTKSVSSQLQNW from the exons ATGAATCAGGGTGTAGGAAAAGCAAGGAGTGCTCCTAAAGCTGTGCAAACTGATCCAGTAAAGATTTCCCTCAAAGACTGCTTAGCATGCAG CGGGTGCATAACATCAGCAGAGACAGTTATGCTTGAGAAGCAAAGTTTAGATGAGTTTCTTTCCAACCTCGACAAAGGAAAATATGTCATCGTCTCCCTCTCTCCCCAGTCCAGGGCTTCCCTTGCAGTTCATTTTGGCCTTTCTCCTTATCAG ATATTTGGAAAGCTCACAACATTATTCAAGTCCTTGGGTGTGAAAGCCATATTTGATACCAGCTGCAGTCGGGATTTAACACTTATAGAGTCCTGTAATGAATTCCTGGCACGGTATAACAAATGCAGCCCAACTGATGAGGAGAGATCAAAATCACCCCTGCTCCCTATGATTTCATCTGCATGTCCCG GTTGGATATGCTATGCAGAAAAAACTCTTGGATCCTATATCTTACCATATATTTCCTCAGTTAAAAGTCCTCAACAAACAATCGGCGCTGCCATTAAAAACCACATATCCCAAAAATTAGGACTCAG GCCTGAGGAGATCTATCATGTTACTGTGATGCCATGTTATGACAAAAAACTTGAGGCTTCTCGTGATGATTTTGTGTTCCAGTTGGACTCCGATGGTGAAAGAATTGCAGAAGTTGATTCCGTATTGACTACCGGAGAAGTTTTAGATTTAATTAAG TTGAGATCTGTTAATTTAATGAATCTGGAGGAATCTCCTGTTGATAAATT ATTGTCAAATGTAGATGAAGATGGCCATCTTTATGGAGCTCATGGAAgctctggaggatatgctgacaCTGTGTTTAGATGCGCTACAAAGCTGCTTTTCGGGAAGGAAATCAAAGGCCCACTCGAGTATAAGACTATCAGAAATGCAGATTTCCGTGAAGTGACTCTCGAA GTGCAGGGTAAAGTTGTCTTGAGATTTGCCCTGTGTTATGGATTCAGGAACTTGCGAAACATTGTCACGAAAATTAAAAGTGGGAAGTGTGAATATCATTTTTTGGAGATCATGGCGTGTCCTTCag GATGCTTGAACGGTGGAGGTCAAATCAAGCCAATCGCTGGCCAATCTGCAAAAGATTTGATTCCATTGTTGGAAGCAGCATATTCAGAAAGC GTATTGGTGTCGGATCCTTTTGAAAATCCTAGAACCAGAAGACTATACGATGAGTGGCTTGGGCAACCTGGTTCAGAGAAGGCTAAGAGACATCTACATACAGAATACCACGCCGTCACAAAAAGTGTTTCCTCTCAGTTGCAAAATTGGTGA
- the LOC140813827 gene encoding CASP-like protein 2B1, which yields MNYLNVGVSPSPGNVAVYHGSNLKVIDRRVRLVELVLRCVISGLAILSAVLLGTGSQVKEIFTIRKEAKFTNMKALVFLVVADGLAAAYSLVQVLRCVVNMIRGNVLFNKPLAWAIFSGDQVMAYVTLAAVAAATQSALFAKFGQKEMQWMKICSMYGKFCNQIAEGIASSLLVSLSMVVMSAISAFSLFRLYENNKLGKGNR from the exons ATGAATTACCTTAATGTGGGAGTTAGCCCCAGTCCCGGTAATGTTGCTGTGTACCATGGGAGCAATTTGAAGGTGATAGATAGGAGGGTTAGGCTAGTAGAACTGGTTCTGAGGTGTGTGATCTCCGGTTTGGCCATTCTTTCCGCTGTTCTTTTAGGAACCGGTTCTCAGGTTAAGGAGATTTTCACAATTCGGAAGGAGGCTAAATTTACAAACATGAAAGCCCTTGT TTTCTTGGTGGTGGCCGACGGGCTAGCGGCTGCCTACTCACTGGTGCAAGTTTTGAGGTGTGTTGTGAATATGATTAGAGGGAATGTTTTGTTCAACAAACCCTTGGCTTGGGCCATTTTCTCTGGAGATCAG GTGATGGCCTACGTGACATTAGCAGCGGTGGCAGCGGCCACACAGTCGGCGCTGTTTGCGAAATTCGGGCAGAAAGAAATGCAATGGATGAAGATATGCAGCATGTATGGTAAATTCTGCAACCAAATCGCGGAGGGCATAGCCAGTTCATTGCTGGTGAGCCTTTCCATGGTGGTGATGTCGGCCATCTCAGCTTTCAGTCTCTTCCGTTTGTATGAGAACAACAAGTTGGGAAAGGGAAACCGATGA
- the LOC140813642 gene encoding OBERON-like protein translates to MGTSSGSHFNNQSSMLPPRQQLQPGGVLQTSLSLVAPDVCGSPNLQEHGSNYGLVRESPTESASSRETWPTAEALTVKKPEKEKERENGFAGHSVVRHISNADKMSLRDVASERIEIIAEKMQNLPDEYLDKFKNELRAFLEGLGGSQQRDEFLFLQKLVQGRGDLTEKNLIMAHRIQLEILVSIKTGIQAFLHPSLSLSQASLMDIFLYKKCRNIACGSALPAEDCACELCVKRNGFCNLCMCVICQKFDFEVNTCRWIGCDLCSHWTHTDCAIRNGQIGMGPCVKNGTSSAEMLFRCRACSRTSELLGWVKDVFQHCAPTWDRDALIRELDFVSRIFRGSEDYRGRKLFRKCEELIEKLKGGVAEPVACKVILMLFQELEADPLKIQENEESGRMISPQEAFNRIADVVQEAVKKMENVAEEKMRMVKKARLAVDACEQELKDKAREVAALKMERQRKKIQIDELDNIVRLKQAEADMFELKANEARREAEWLQRISLAKSEKSEEDYTSRYLKQRMHEAEAEKQYLFEKIKLQESTRVSQSGEGTSDPSQMMYSKIQDLLKNMYDTTSKVEAQSNDRHS, encoded by the exons ATGGGAACATCTTCTGGTTCTCATTTCAATAACCAATCCTCAATGCTACCTCCTCGTCAACAGCTGCAACCTGGGGGAGTTCTGCAGACCTCTCTCTCCTTAGTTGCACCAGATGTATGTggatctccaaatcttcaggaacaTGGCTCAAATTATGGGTTAGTTCGTGAATCTCCAACAGAAAGTGCCAGTTCACGAGAAACTTGGCCCACTGCTGAGGCTTTGACAGTAAAGAAACCGGAGAaggaaaaagaaagagagaatgGTTTTGCTGGGCACTCTGTCGTCCGACATATTTCGAATGCAGATAAAATGTCTCTTCGGGATGTGGCCAGTGAAAGGATAGAAATCATAGCAGAAAAAATGCAGAATCTCCCAGACGAGTATTTAGACAAGTTTAAAAACGAACTTCGTGCTTTTCTGGAAGGGTTGGGTGGCTCTCAGCAAAGAGACGAATTTCTTTTTCTGCAGAAGCTGGTCCAAGGTAGGGGTGATTTGACTGAGAAAAATCTGATTATGGCACACAGGATTCAGCTAGAAATTCTTGTTTCTATAAAAACTGGAATCCAGGCATTTTTGCATCCAAGCCTCAGTCTATCTCAAGCTTCACTGATGGACATTTTCTTGTACAAGAAGTGCAGAAACATAGCATGTGGAAGTGCACTACCAGCGGAGGATTGTGCATGTGAATTGTGCGTAAAGAGAAATGGTTTTTGCAACCTTTGCATGTGTGTAATCTGCCAAAAGTTTGATTTTGAGGTTAACACATGCCGCTGGATTGGGTGTGATTTGTGTTCTCACTGGACTCACACTGACTGTGCTATTCGAAATGGACAAATTGGCATGGGCCCTTGCGTGAAGAATGGAACTAGTTCAGCAGAGATGCTTTTCAGATGCAGAGCTTGTAGTAGGACATCTGAGTTATTAGGGTGGGTGAAAGATGTATTCCAGCATTGTGCGCCGACCTGGGATAGGGATGCTTTAATCAGAGAACTGGACTTTGTAAGTAGAATTTTCCGTGGGAGTGAGGATTATAGAGGCAGGAAATTGTTCAGAAAGTGTGAGGAGCTCATTGAAAAATTGAAGGGTGGGGTAGCAGAACCTGTGGCTTGTAAAGTAATCTTAATGCTCTTTCAAG AGCTTGAGGCAGACCCCTTAAAGATTCAAGAGAATGAAGAAAGTGGCAGGATGATATCCCCACAGGAAGCATTCAACAGGATAGCAGACGTAGTGCAGGAAGCTGTTAAAAAGATGGAAAATGTTGCAGAAGAGAAAATGCGGATGGTAAAAAAAGCCCGTTTGGCTGTTGATGCTTGTGAGCAAGAGCTTAAGGATAAAGCCAGGGAAGTGGCAGCACTGAAGATGGAAAGGCAGAGAAAGAAGATACAAATTGATGAACTTGATAATATTGTTAGGCTCAAACAGGCTGAGGCTGACATGTTCGAGCTGAAAGCCAATGAAGCTCGACGAGAAGCTGAGTGGCTTCAAAGAATTTCACTCGCCAAAAGCGAAAAGTCAGAAGAGGATTATACAAGTAGATATCTGAAGCAAAGAATGCATGAGGCTGAGGCCGAGAAACAATATTTGTTCGAAAAGATTAAGCTTCAGGAAAGTACAAGGGTGTCACAGAGTGGTGAAGGAACAAGTGACCCTTCCCAAATGATGTATAGCAAAATCCAGGATCTACTGAAGAACATGTATGACACAACTTCGAAGGTGGAGGCACAGTCAAACGATCGTCACTCATAG